GAGGCGGCCGCCAAGGGCGAGGCCGACGAGCTGCGCGGCAAGCTCGCGGCGACCAGCGAGCGCGCGGCCACGGCCGAGGCCAGGGCCGGCGAGCTGCGCACGGAGCTGGATCACGCCCATCAGGAAGCCCGCCAGGCGCGCGCAGAGCGCGACAAGGCCCAGGAGAGGGCCACGGCCAGCGCCGACCAGGTGGAGGCCCTGCGGGCCGACCTCGCGGCCGCGAACAGCCGTACCGCCGAGATCGAGCGCCGCGCCGGCGAGCTGCGTGCCGACCTGGAGCGGGCGAACCAGGCGACCGACCAGGCGCGCGCCGCTCAGGCCGAGCAGCGGAAGGCCACCGAGGCGGCCGCCGCCGAGCGCGACCAGGTGCGCGCGGAGCTGGTGAAGGTGCAGGCCAAGGCCGAGGCGGCCGAGCAGGCCCACCAGGAGCAGCGCAAGGCGATGGCGGCCGAGGCACACCGCCAGGCCGAGCGGCTGACCGCCGCCCAGGGCGAGCGCGACCAGGCGAAGCGCGACGCTGCCCAGGCCCGCGAGGAAGCGGCCGGGCTTCGCGGCCGGCTGGAGGCCCTGGAAACCGTCATGGCGCAAGGCCGGGCGGCCGATCCGACCAGCGGCGGACGCAAAAAGACCTGATAAATCGGTTGGTTTTCCTTAAAATTACCCTGGAACCCTGACAAAACGCACAACCCGGCCGCTGGGAAGAGCCGGCCTCGCTTTGCCGAGGTCGGCTTTTTTGTTGGAGCGCGGCTTGCATGGGGCCACCATCACCCTTTTGAGAACCACGGCAACCATAGGAGTGCCCGATGAAAGAACGCCTCTTGGTCATGAACGGTCAACGCATCGTTCAGGCCGAAAAGGACGGCGCTTGGACGAATCAGAAAGTAGACAAGGCGGGCGCGTTGAAGCCCGGCATCTACAACCTGTACACGGCCCAAGCGGCCGACAAGAAGCAGACCCACGCCGGCGTGATCGTTCATGCCGACGCCACCAACGTGTACCAGCAGATCGGCAAGAACTTTGTCATGCACGCTCGGTCAGATTTCGATAAAGTACCTGAAATTGGGAGCGCAAAGAGCATCAGCTACAACGCCCAGGGCAAGGCGGCAGTCGCCGCAGAGGCCCCGAAACTGACGCGGGGGCGCTCCATGTAGCTTTAGCGGCTAAAAAGGAGGCACGCCCTTGAAACGACTCACCATCCCCGGCAGCGGCACCGAGAGCCGCGCCACCAAGCCGGCCCGCGTCAGCGCGCCGGCCACCCTCGGCGGTGCCGCCTTCGGCGCTTCGCGCGAGGACACCGGAGCCGACTTGCTGGAGGCCGCCCAGGCGGCCGAGATCGAGCAGCAGGCCACCCTAGAGGCGGCCCCGGTCGAGCAGTCCTACCCCGAAACCCTGGCGCTCTACGTGCAGGCCAAGCACGACCAGGTGGAGCACATCGAGGACAGGCTAGAAAACCTGATCGACCGGCAGCAGGCCCGCTTGCAGCAGACCCAGGCGTCCGCGCCTGGCCGGCTTTCCTTGCCCGGCTCTAAGCGAGCCTGGCAGAACCAGCAGGCGCAGCAGCAGGCCCGCTTGCAGACGCTTCACGCGCGCCTGGAGGCCGTCCGCGAGATCAAGGAAGGCATGGGCCTGCACTCGCCGAAGATCGAAGAGCTGGCGACGCGCAAGATGCGCGCCGAGAACCCCGAGCTGGCTTCCGATTGGGATGC
This window of the Rhodoferax koreense genome carries:
- a CDS encoding DNA-binding protein; this translates as MAISKEQIFAVADELDAAGQNPTLANVRKQLGSGSFTTISEAMNEWRARKASQAAPIREPAPQAITDKLAELGGDLWAVALEMANNRLAAEREALEAVRQETEAARQEAAELADQLTGELDEAKARVAALEAVEAAAKGEADELRGKLAATSERAATAEARAGELRTELDHAHQEARQARAERDKAQERATASADQVEALRADLAAANSRTAEIERRAGELRADLERANQATDQARAAQAEQRKATEAAAAERDQVRAELVKVQAKAEAAEQAHQEQRKAMAAEAHRQAERLTAAQGERDQAKRDAAQAREEAAGLRGRLEALETVMAQGRAADPTSGGRKKT
- the kfrB gene encoding IncP plasmid survival protein KfrB (KfrA, KfrB, and KfrC together were shown to be essential for IncP-1 plasmid R751.), which produces MKERLLVMNGQRIVQAEKDGAWTNQKVDKAGALKPGIYNLYTAQAADKKQTHAGVIVHADATNVYQQIGKNFVMHARSDFDKVPEIGSAKSISYNAQGKAAVAAEAPKLTRGRSM
- the kfrC gene encoding IncP plasmid survival protein KfrC, which produces MKRLTIPGSGTESRATKPARVSAPATLGGAAFGASREDTGADLLEAAQAAEIEQQATLEAAPVEQSYPETLALYVQAKHDQVEHIEDRLENLIDRQQARLQQTQASAPGRLSLPGSKRAWQNQQAQQQARLQTLHARLEAVREIKEGMGLHSPKIEELATRKMRAENPELASDWDAMREAARRHELLMRKQEQERKQSQAQERPGRSQSLGLSARPA